A single window of Dermacentor albipictus isolate Rhodes 1998 colony chromosome 1, USDA_Dalb.pri_finalv2, whole genome shotgun sequence DNA harbors:
- the LOC135906626 gene encoding peptide methionine sulfoxide reductase-like isoform X4 has translation MEPGEGPFKHYPYVGRSRILGARTYGVANCRKTPPLRRMRDHAARSSYSFCLRRSIKTPREPSWTFLSDYTEVVRIEFDPRETSFKELLKLFWPNHDPTREHTSREYMSVIFYHSDAQENEAKRSLEEIRKNYRAPVVTKILKLEQYHLAELHHQKYRLQRQTALYKSLIQSGMKDVTRSHVATRLNGYVAGFGTVAAFDAECNQLGLSADQANAVRALIRKGRAR, from the exons atggagcctggtgaggggccctttaagcattacccatacgtgggccgatcccgaatattgggggcgaggacttacggagtcgccaacTGTCGGAAGACACCTCCTTTGCGTCgtatgagggatcatgcggcgcgctcctcatataGCTTTTGCCtgcggcgctcaataaaaacgcCAAGGGAGCcgtcctggacatttct GTCCGACTACACCGAAGTGGTGCGCATTGAGTTCGATCCCAGGGAGACGAGCTTCAAGGAGCTGCTCAAGCTCTTCTGGCCGAACCACGATCCGACCCGTGAACACACCAGCAGGGAGTACATGTCCGTCATCTTCTACCATAGCGACGCCCAGGAGAACGAGGCAAAGCGGTCGCTGGAGGAGATCCGAAAGAACTACCGCGCACCCGTAGTCACCAAGATCCTCAAACTGGAACAGTACCACCTGGCTGAATT GCACCACCAGAAGTACCGGCTGCAGCGGCAAACCGCACTGTACAAGAGCCTAATCCAGTCCGGCATGAAGGACGTGACCCGGAGCCACGTGGCGACGCGACTCAACGGCTACGTGGCCGGCTTTGGCACCGTGGCCGCCTTCGACGCTGAATGCAACCAGCTGGGCCTCTCCGCCGACCAGGCCAACGCCGTTCGTGCTCTGATCCGCAAGGGCAGAGCTCGCTGA